ATGCAGGAGGCTGACCCCATGCACAACGAGTCGATTCGCTATCTGATCGTGCCAGGCTGGCAAGGGTCACCCGTTGATCATTGGCAAACTCACTGGCAATACAGCCTGCCTAACAGCACGCGCGTCGAACAGGCCGATTGGCTCAAGCCGCGTCGCGAGGACTGGGTTGGCGAATTGCAACGCAGTATTGCCGCCGACAGCACGCCGGTGATTTTGATTGCGCACAGCCTGGGGTGCGTGACCGTTGCCCATTGGGCGCGCCTGGCGCCGTTGGAATCCTTGCGTCAGGTGCGCGGGGCGTTGCTGGTTGCGCCAGCGGATGTCGAACGGCCCAACTGCTCGCCCGCGCTGCGTAATTTCGCGCCGATTCCGAAGGACTTGCTGCCGTTCCCGACGCAGATCGTCACCTCCGACAATGACGCGGCGGTCAGCACGCAACGGGCCATGGAAATGGCTCGGGACTGGGGTGCGGATATCGGCATTCTCAGTGAAGCAGGGCACATCAACGTCAAATCTGGTCATCGTCGCTGGGAACAAGGTTTCGCCTATCTGTATCGCTTGCAGAGCCGAATGGAACATCACGCTCTGCGTCGCGCATGAACTCACCCGACGCGATGAACGTCGCGTTTTCCTTTTCCTTATGTCGTCAATCTCCCCAGCCGGGCCATTTGGTCCGGATATTCATTTTTTAACGCGTGAGCCGTCGCAAGGCTCGGGCGGGAGTTTTGCCATGAGCCTCAAAGAACCCTTCGGTCAGCCGTTATTGACCTTTCCCGATGCCGAAAAGAGCCCGCTGAGCATTCGCGCCAAGGCGCTGGTATTCGTTGACCCACGCTCGCGGCAGTTGCGTGAGGAAATGGAACAGCTGGCACCGCGCTCGCTGCCAGTACTGATCCGTGGCGAATCCGGCACAGGCAAGGAATTGCTGGCGCGCCACATCCATCGCGGCAGTGATCGCACTGGCCTGTTCGTGTCGGTCAATTGCGGCGCGATCAGCCCGACCTACGCCGATGCCGAGCTGTTCGGTTATGCCGCCGGCGCCCACAGCGGTTCAGTCAGCAGCCGCGCCGGATGGTTCGGCTCTGCCAACGGCGGCACGCTTTACCTGGATGAAATCGGCGATTTGCCGCTGCCGATCCAGACCAAACTGCTCGCCGCCCTTGAGAACCACGAAGTCACTCGCGTCGGCGCCCAGCAGCCCAGCCCGGTGGACGTGCGCTTGGTCGCGGCCACCAGCATTGATCTGGCCAAGGCCGTGGCTGCCGGCAAATTCCACGAGCGCTTGTTTCACTACCTGAGTGAAGGGCATCTGGAATTGCCCTCGCTACGCGAACAGCCGGGCAACATCCTGCCGCTGGCCGAATATTTTCTCGGCATCTATAGCAATCGGCTGAACCTCGACGTGCCGCTGATCAGCGACGCGGCGCAACTCGTGCTGGAAGCCCATAGCTGGCCGGGCAACACCCGCGAGCTGGAAAACGTCATCCACTTTGCCTTGCTGGTCAGCAGCGGTGACGAGATCCTGCCGGAGCATTTGAACCTGCCGGAAAGCGTCGATCCGCTGGTGGAAATAGAGCGGCTTGTAGGAAAGCTTCTTGTTGATGCAAAGGTTGAGCAACTCTTTGCGGTGCAGCGGCTGCTCGAAGCGGTCGACAGAAAGCGGAAAGCGACTGTCAGTTAAGTCACCGCGTTAGGGTTGCCCGATGCCGCACCCATCTGGGAGCGGCATTTGCTCCGTCGCCAAGGTCATCCTTGCGTGCTCACTTCTCCGAAATTTCCTACTGCATCCCATCAAACTGACTACGCAACTAATGCCTGGATCTTAAAGTATTTGGCGCAGTGTCCTAGTTTCATATCCAATAAGGCCCCTTCTTTGGGGTTGTTTATTTCCGTTAGTTACAGTGACTGGACATACGGGTTTTTTTTGTCCAGTCTCTCGTCCGGAAGCAATAACGGGTTCGTTTCGAATGAACTTGTTATTGCTCGCCAGGTAAGATTTATCGCTTCTAAAGTTGCATAATGTTTCTTGTAAAGGATTACACGTATGAACTTCTCATGGGGCGCCTCAGGCGCCATGTTATGTCTGGCTCTCGGTTTTGGTTCCACTGCAATGGCGCAGGATTCTGGAAATATCGGTACGCTGACGCTTTATGGTAACGGTGGTGAGACAGACACCAATACCTGCAAGATACCGATGAAAGACGGCCGTGTTGTCATGGGTAAATCCTATGGCTGCAAGAATGACGATTATTATTATTTCAAAATTACTACCGGGCAACCGGGAACCATTATCACGTTTGGCGACAGCCCGTCCTGTTCAACATCGGAGCCCGTCTACAAATACCTTATCGTCGGCGGCCGTGGCGAGGAGTTAAATATGACTGCGATCAGCGAACTCGCTCATGATGGCAGCACCAACAAATTTGTGCAGGGCCATCTGGAAACGTTTGGAAGCCCCAAAAAGGGTAGGTTGAGCGGCAAGCTTTCTTGCGTTCAATTCTCGAAATATTAAAATAGATACGTCAAGTATAAGGATATACTTATGAATAATCTGGTTAACGAATCCACAGTTAAATGGTCCAGGCTTGGGCATTTTTCGGTCGAATCGACCACTGGCAATACTCAGCTGTATGCAAACGGCCGGCAGCAAGTGGAGTTGCTGGTAAAAATCCAAGTCGTCGATGACAATGGCACTTCTGTGCCGCTGAGTGACGCAGAGGCGAGCAGTCTCCAGCTGATCCAATACGACGATAACAGCGTAGTGGAACGCGAGATATTCTCTCGTGAGCCGCTTCCCTCCAATACCTGGCGTTGGTCATATGATTACAACCAGGACTACAGCTTCTTGCCAGGCACCAGCTCCTTTGCCGATCAGTCACCGTCGAACAGCAAAGCAACGCTTCAGACGCTTAGCACAGTTTACCTGCGCACGACGAGTCTCAGACCGCTGAAATTCGCATTGCAAATAACCCGAGAAGACGGTCAGGTCTTTCGATCCATTAACCCTGATTTGGAGAAAGGCTTTATGACGGTCACTCCACTTCCGGCTCGTCAATATAAGCCCAGCGACTACTTATTCAAACCTATCCCTATTGTGGTGCCGGGTAATCCGGACAGTCCTGCTGCGCACGACGGTCATGACTTTTATCCTCTCGAACTGTATGAGGGTGGTGAGCAGGTTCAGTTCACCCGGTATTCGCTCAAGGTGTCGCAGGAAAATATTTTTCGCTTTGATATCGCGCCCAGAACACGGGGCAGTTACACCAGCCTGACGGCACCTGGCGACCGATACCTGAAATACTCCAATTACAATCTTAATAATCCACTATTGGAGATAGGCGGCAGTTACGTCAAGGATGGAACTATCGTGGTCGCCCTGATTCATAGAAATATTGTCATGCTATCGGGCGGCGCGCCCAATAACGATGAAGTGATGTCATTTTCGGTAGTAGACATTTATGGAAATGATCACAATTTCCGCATCAGGTTTCAAGGTACAGGTCGTAAGCTCCTGGAGCTTTTTTAAGTTAGATAAAGGCGCCTGATTCGTCAGGTGCCTTTTACATGGAAGTAAAATTAATGAATGTGTCTACGCAATCAGGCATTAACTCCAATGCTTTCAATTTTTTGAGTTTCATTGACTCGGGGGTGGATCCGCGCACAGGCACTTACAGTTGCGGTATCTCAATCTCCAGGATATTGGGCAACGCATTGGCCGGGCCATCGTTGCCCTTGGCACTTTCCTTTAGCGGGCTTGGCGGCGCCGATGTCGGCTTTGGCACAGGCTGGTCACTGTCGATGACCCATTGTGATGCTGCTGTGGGCAAACTTATGCTGTCGAGCGGGGCAACATACGATGTGTTTGTCTCTGAAACGACATTTATCGTGACCGATAAAAAGGTCAAGGATATCCTGACCCGCCGCGTCGGCGATGAGCTTCACATCGAACATAAGTCTGGTTTGCTGGAAGTGCTCGGCAGACCGAATTCGGGCAATGATCCATGGCTGTTGACCCGCGTTTATTCCGCAGAAGGGCGCCACGTGCGGCTGGAATATGGGATCCGCGCGGGAAAGCGTTACCTGAAAGAACTCTGGGATGAACAGCGTCGTCTGCTGCTGATAGACCTGAGCGGGGACTCGTACCCGCGCATCACGCTGTGGCCTGACAGTGAGGCCAAGCAATTGAGCTTTCAGTTTCAGTTGAGCAACGGTGATCTCACCACGATCAGCATACTCGCAGGCAGTGAACGGCTGGCAAGCTGGAATTTCGAGTATCTGCGCGAGGGTGGTCATGTACTGATTTCCAGGTTGGAACTGCCCACTGGCGGTGCCGAGTGGATCACTTACCGCGAGGATGCCCAGAAGCTTCCAGCCTCTGCGCCGATGGCTTCGCTGCCTGCAGTCATCCGGCATGCCGTAATACCTCGATCCGACCAGCCGATGATCGTCCGTGAATACACTTATTCGCAGAGCAATTACCTCGGCTACGGCTCCACCGCGCCATGGCAATCACGGGGCGATAACCTTTATCAGGCTGCTGGCGACTATGAATACTCAAGTGAGGAGTTGCTCAAAACCGGTTCGGGTGCGGATGAGAAAGTGGTGCGGCGGACAACAAGAACCTACAACCGCTTTCATTTGCTTGTCTCGGAGCAGACCATTCAAAACGGTCACGTCGTCAGCAAGACCACCGAATATCATCAGAAAGCCGGGCTTACGTTCGAACAGCAACCCCCGAATTTCCAGCTCCCCAGGAGCGAATCCACTGCATACCGTAAAACAGCGTCGCCTGGTCTGGAGCGCACGGAAACCAACCTCACCGAGTTCGATGATTACGGCAATCTGACAAAAAAGGTGCTGCCTTCGGGGATCACCGAGCTTTATGAGTATTTCGCCGCAGAGGGTGGCGATGGCTGCCCTGCTGATCCGCTGGGCATGGTCCGCTGGTTGCGGATCAAAGTCGTCATACCCGCAGCGGATCGAGCGCCTGCACCGGTTATTTCCAGGCACTACCGATATGTTGAACTGACATCTGCCAGCACGGAACGGGGAAGTTTCATTGCGTTGCAGCAGGAGTCTTCGGTCATCGACTCAAGCCCTGTCGCGCAGGAAGCAGGCGTCGTTTGTCGGACCGTGAAATGGGAATATCAGCAGGCGGCCGACAGCCTGTTCCGTGGTCGCGTCGTGCGCAAGGTTGAGGCGGTGAAGGCGATCGACACCGTTTATGACTATCGCTATGAGCTTGTCGACGGGATTCTGAAAACCCATACGACCATGAGTTGCCTGGGGGTGCAGAGCAGCAAATCCGTCGAGCACGACGCGCTATCCGGCGAAGAAGTCGCCACCACTGACGCAAGCGATGTGCGCATCGAAACGGCCTATGACCGGCTGGGTCGTATTGCTCTGGAAACCGTCGCCCCCGGGACCGCGGTGCAGGTACAAAAACGTTTCGAGTACCGGCTGGCCAATGCCCAGGGCGATCTCGTTGAAGCGATCACCACTGGCATCAACGGCGCCCAGACCCGAACGAAACTGGACGGGATGAAGCGTGAAATCAGCGTCCAGGTTGAAGACGTCGATCAGCCCGACAGGCCGCTGCGGACTGTTTACGAAGCCACCTACGATAATCTCGGGCAATTGCAGGAAGAGCGGCGCATCGATTGGCTTGAAGGCCAGGCGCTGGGCCTGACGACCCGACACCTTCATGATGATTGGGGCAATCGTGTTACCAGCATCGGCCCGGACGGTGTGAGCACCCACGATCAGTTTGATCCGATCTCCCTTGTTCGAAGTCAATGGAAAGAAGGCGCGGGCAAGGTTGTCAGGGTCACCAATCTCTTTGGTAAGGATGAGAGCGTTGAGCGTATTGATCGCAATGGCCAAACGAACGGTCTGACGCGCTACGCCTTTGACGGACTGGGCCGTTGCGTCAGCAAGACTGACCCGCGAGGTTATGTCACC
This genomic window from Pseudomonas sp. G.S.17 contains:
- a CDS encoding alpha/beta hydrolase, whose amino-acid sequence is MHNESIRYLIVPGWQGSPVDHWQTHWQYSLPNSTRVEQADWLKPRREDWVGELQRSIAADSTPVILIAHSLGCVTVAHWARLAPLESLRQVRGALLVAPADVERPNCSPALRNFAPIPKDLLPFPTQIVTSDNDAAVSTQRAMEMARDWGADIGILSEAGHINVKSGHRRWEQGFAYLYRLQSRMEHHALRRA
- a CDS encoding sigma 54-interacting transcriptional regulator; protein product: MSLKEPFGQPLLTFPDAEKSPLSIRAKALVFVDPRSRQLREEMEQLAPRSLPVLIRGESGTGKELLARHIHRGSDRTGLFVSVNCGAISPTYADAELFGYAAGAHSGSVSSRAGWFGSANGGTLYLDEIGDLPLPIQTKLLAALENHEVTRVGAQQPSPVDVRLVAATSIDLAKAVAAGKFHERLFHYLSEGHLELPSLREQPGNILPLAEYFLGIYSNRLNLDVPLISDAAQLVLEAHSWPGNTRELENVIHFALLVSSGDEILPEHLNLPESVDPLVEIERLVGKLLVDAKVEQLFAVQRLLEAVDRKRKATVS